The nucleotide window gtatCCAGGATGATTGTCTTTCTTTATAATATTGATTTGTCTTTGTAATTGGTAAGCGTCGCACTATTTTCTACCTCAAGTTCTATTTTATATAGTTTTCTTCGGAAAGATTTTAACGAGTCCATGTTTTTAGTTGCTGAACTATTCAGTTTCGATTGATTAATGAAATTGTCTCATTCTCAAAAAAATGTTACAAGGAAACAATTGTCAAAGTCTTCTACATTTACTCAGAAGGAGCGGTTATGTCTTGTGTACTGGTGCAAGTAGTTATCCTACAGCATGGATCTGGAATCTAGATCAACACACCATAATAATAGCTCATTGACCAACTCCAAAATTACTTTGTTTGTGCTGACCTTAACTGAGCACTAGTAGCTGGTGATGTGGTGCACTCTAGAGACCGGACATAGAAATACGTGCAGATTAAAACGTTGTGCAAACCAAGACGTGGCATTCAATGGCACTAATTGAGGTAGTTGTTCAATGAGGCTGAAAGCCCTCTTCTACATGCATGTAATGTAACAAACAAGAATATAAATCACTTAGCAAGGCTTCTACGACTCATTTCAGAAGCAGATCATGGAGAAAAGGGCTTCTACACAAGCTGCTGTGCCACTGatgatgctgctgctgcttttgTGGTTGTTTGTGTTCCCAGCACTGGCTTGCCCATCGGACGGCAGTCAGTGTAGAGACTGTGTGGCTAATCAGATGAAGTTTGGATGCCCAGAATGCACGCCGGTTCTGCGGTGTATGGCACGATGCTTGTGGAGGGGAAGCTCAAGGGCCAACTGTGTCAAGAGGTGTAACTGTGGTTCTGGTGGCAAACCTAAGCTCTCTGACTGCAAGAAATGCATGTTGCGCTGCAAGTGCAGCTGCATGTCATAGATAGATGACTTCCCAAGAAGCTGTGTGTCTCTATGTTTCTACTTATCGCAAATTTTATGTATCTCCAGCTTATTGAAAAATCTCTTTATATGGTTTGtgaattaatttcaatttcagtaTCTATTTTGTGACAATGAATCACAGCTAAAATCACAAACATCAGAATTTCTATGTGACCAAGACTGAAAATTTGAGAATAATTTGAGGCGTTTCAATTTCATGAAACTACTACAAGTAAAGGTTTTATTcacgataaataaatagacGAATAGAAAGACTAGCTATAACAGGCTCACTGCATAGCAATTACAATTTGCAGTGTGCATATGCAGTCTGTACATCACATATTACGCAGCAGCAGTGGCCGCACGCACTAGATCACGGCTCGCGCAGAAACCTCTGTAAGCAGCGAAAACCCAGATACTGAGCACAAAACCTCTCCATCTCCTCACCCCCTCTCTCCCTGCACACACCCTCCTCCATCTCCGCAACGACGTCGTCCCAGTTCCTCACAAACCCAGCATCTCCACATCCCCAAAAGCCATCAACATCTTCTGAAACAATCGCGTCTACGATCTCCTGCAACCCCACGATCCGACGGCTCACTTTTCTTCTCGCTTCTCTCACTGCGGGGTCCACCCCACGAACGGAGTCCAGCTTCAGCAGCAACCTCATCAGCGCCTCGTTCATCCTCAGCTTCTCGCGCTCG belongs to Prunus persica cultivar Lovell chromosome G4, Prunus_persica_NCBIv2, whole genome shotgun sequence and includes:
- the LOC18779089 gene encoding uncharacterized protein LOC18779089, with amino-acid sequence MEKRASTQAAVPLMMLLLLLWLFVFPALACPSDGSQCRDCVANQMKFGCPECTPVLRCMARCLWRGSSRANCVKRCNCGSGGKPKLSDCKKCMLRCKCSCMS
- the LOC18779749 gene encoding BAG family molecular chaperone regulator 5, mitochondrial; translated protein: MKPSRSRRLSFSSSSSSTTTVTYTLHNEQPAPPTATEIPIQSSATPIPITVHVPQSTAAIKIQSAYRAHLIRTLYKTIAAVHSEADEFQRLIQRQETVDAVRSSEREKLRMNEALMRLLLKLDSVRGVDPAVREARRKVSRRIVGLQEIVDAIVSEDVDGFWGCGDAGFVRNWDDVVAEMEEGVCRERGGEEMERFCAQYLGFRCLQRFLREP